From the genome of Deinococcus ruber:
ATTATCGTACGGCCTGAGAGGCAGCGAATATCGCCCCCTCTGCTTGAGCTGCAGTGGTGTCCTACTGAGCGTGGTGTCGAGGAGGACAGCACTGGCGGGCGTCGGGTTGTCACCTGTCTGGCGCTACTCAACACCTTCTGGTGGCAGTGGTTCAGCCGTGGCAGCGACTCTGGGCTGGCGGCAGGTGCCCCTGGTATCAAGGGACACCTCGACCCACGGCCCGGGCGTATGACTACTGGCCCGCCAGCCCGGTCTGATCCTGCCCGCTGGCGCTGCCAAGTGTGGCGAGCGCCTGCCACAGCGCCACGAGTGCCTGAGCGCGCGTGTACTGAGCTTTCTTCAGCGCGAGCTGGCTCTGGAGGAGCTGCACCGCGCTGATGGTTCCGGTGCTGTAGCGCACGTTGTCCTGCTTGTACGTGGCCTGGGCGTTGACTTCGCTCTGAATCGCCGTCTGGTAGGTGGCCTGGGCCGCTTCGGCGCTGCTCTGGGCGGTCGCCAGGGTGGTGTTCAGCGTCTTCTGGAGCGTCGAAAGATCGCTCTGGGCGCTCGCCAGCTTGGTCTTCGCCTGATCGAGCGTGACGCGGGCGGTGAATTCGTTGTCGGCGAGTTTGACGCTCAATGCCGCCGCATCGACCGCCTGCTGATCGGTCAGCAGCGCCGGGTAGTTGGTACTGAGCGCGGTGTTCACCTTGACCGTCGGTGGCGCGCTGGGTGTCGTGGCGGTGTAGCTGCCGGGCTTGCCGATCACGTTGGCGAGCTTCTGGCTGTTCACCACCGTCTGTGCCTGAGCAGCCGTCAGATCCTGACGGCTGCTCGCCAGGGTGTTCTGGGCGTTCTGGACGTCGAGCGCGGTGCCGTTCTTGGTGCTCAGTTTGACCTGGGCTACCTGAAGGTTCTTTTCATCGACCTGGACTTGCAGGGCCTGTTGGTCGACCTGCTCCTGCGTCTGGTACAGCGCCGTGAAGGCATCCACGGCATTCTGAATGGCAGTCAGGCGGGCCTGCGCTCCATTCGCCTGTGCCAGGGTATTGGCCTGCTGAGCACTTAGGAGCGCCGCACTCAGGGTGGAAGGATCGGCCTGAACGGCCTTGAGGGTCGCGGCGGCTGCATCTGCGCCCGCCCGGGCGTCGCGGACGGTGGCCCCTGCCGTTAACGCGGAAGAGACCGCCTGCGGGAGGGACAGTGGAGTTGCCGCTGCATCCTGCGCCTGCGCGAACGGCAACAGGGCCAAGCTGAGAAGGAGGGCCGAAGCAACTCGAGTATGGGGCAACAGTGGGTTCATGGTGTCTCCAGAGGAAGTAGAACGAGTGTCTTGAGGGCAGGGTGAAGCGTCGGATGGTCGCGTAGGGGGATGAGGACGTTACAGCCCCGGCGGCAGCCCGGTCAGGGCGCTAATCTGGGCAGTGTTCAGGGCCAGCTGGGCCTGCGCGAGCGCGATCTGGGCCTTCAACACGTCAGTTTCGGTGGACAGTCCCACCGAGAGGCGCGTCTGGGCGGTGGCGAGCGCAGTGGTATACGCCGTCACCGACGTCTGTCGCGCGGCGATGGCCTGCGTCGCGATGCGGGCCGTGCTGTAGGCGTCGAGCGCGGTCTGATCGACCCTCTGCCCCTGGACCGTCAGCGCGGCCTGCGCCTGCTGGAGTTGAAGATCGGCCAGCTTCAGCGTGCCATCTGCCCCCGGATCGAGAATGTTGAAGCTGGCGCTCAGATCAAGCGCAAAGGAGGTACTGCTGGCCGTCGTGCTGCCAAGGGTGAACGGCTGGGTGTAACTGGCACTCGCCACGCCGCTGCCTAGATTGAGGCTGGCGCTCAGACCGCTGCAGCTGCTTCCGCTGCCGGAACCATACGACGTGCTGAGCGACGCGTCGGGCAGGTCACGGGCGCGCCGGGCGCTGTCGATGCTGGCCTGAGCGTCGGTCACGCTCTTCTGGGCGCTCGCCATCGCGGGGCTGAAGGCGCGGGCGGCGCTCAGGCCAGCCGCCGTGCTGGGCAGCGTCGTCAGCGTGCTGACGGCGGGTGTCACATCGGGGTTGAACGTCCTGGCGCTCAGGTCGCTGCCGGTCAGGGTGCCCAGCGCCCGCCGCGCCGAGTCGAGTTCGGCCTGTGCCCGCAGCAGCGCGGTCTGGGCGTCCTGTACCGCTGCCTGGGCGCTCTGCACGCTGGGCAGCGTGGCATTCCCCACCGCCTGAAACGCCTGGAGCTGCGCCAGTTGCCGCTGCGCCAGGACAAGCGAACGCTGGGCGATACTCAGGTTCAACTGCGCGGTCACGGCGCGAAGGCCAGTTCGGTGCTGGCGGTCAGCGCGGCGCTGGTCTGGGCGAAGGTCGCGCGCGCCACTGCATACGCGCGGGCCGCGGTCTGGGCTGCCGACCACGGCAGCACTGGCAGACTCACGCTGGCCCCGGCACTGATGCTCAGGTCGGTGCTGCTGCTGACGGTGCCGTTGGTGGCGGTGCTGCTGCCGCTCGCCAGACTGACGCTGCCGTTCACGCCTGCCGTGGGGCCGAGGTTGGCCTGTGCTGCCTGAAGCTGCGCGTGGGCGGTGCTCAGCGCGAGCTGCGCCTGCCGATACTGCGCCGAGGTGCTCAGGCCCGCCAGTGCGTCCGAGAGAGTAAAAGGTGCCGGATTTACGAGCGGGGGCGTTGTCAGAAGAGGAGAAGGCTTGGTTGGAACTGACTGTGCTTCGGTACTTTGGGCCGACGTTGCCCATCCGAGGATCACAACAGTCAAGAGCGCTGCTCGCTTCACGCTGGGCTGGCGTAGGGAACTGGAGGGGGCAGGATGCTGGGCATGCGTGCATCGTTTCAGCCGGGCGCGCAGGCTTGATGGAGTCTGTATGAAGATTTATCGAAATTCTCCGTCAATTCTTATTCGAACCTGCGCACCCGCCTTCTACCATCTCAGCTATGAACGTCTTGGTCTTTATCATAAAGAATGAACCGCAGATCGCAGCAGCCCTGGAAGCGTATGTGTGCCAGGGAAGCGCTCGGGTTGAGGCCACTGCCGATGATGGAAACGGACTGAGCTTCTTGAATTCGACCGTATCTGATGCGCTCCCGAATCTAAGCGGTTTGGATGTGCTCAGGACGCTGCGTGCTGACGGGCAGACGCCGGTGATGCTGATGACCGCCCGGGTGGGAGAAAGCGCTCAGGTGCTGCGGCTGGAATGCAGGGCTGACAATCTGGAGAGCAAGCCCTGCATTCCGCACGACGTGATGGCACGCCTCAGGACCGTACTTCAGGACGCCTTGCCCCGGAGTGATGGTAGTTCGTCGCGGGTATACCGGGTAGGGAACCTGGAAATCGACACCGGGACGGTGCGGGTGCGTCTGTCGGGGGAGGTGCTGCCGATGACGCCAGCAGAATTCCGGCTGCTGGTATGTATGGCAAGTTCGCCAGGCCGGGCCTTCACACGGGCCGAACTGCTGGCCGCTGCGCTGCCCGGCTCTGAGGCACGCGAGCGGGTCGTCGACGCGCACATGGGAAGTGCCCGCCGGAAGCTGGAAGCGGGCGGGGGCAGCGGCCTGCTGCAGACGGTGCGGGCCGTTGGGTACCGCCTGACCGGAGATGGGTGAACGCGCATGAATCCTGGCCTGCTCCCTAAAACGCCGCGGATGTCACGCGCCATGCCTGCGTTCCTGAGCCAGCTGTCACTGCTCTGGCCGTCGTCATGGCGGACGGTGCTGGTGTCGCTGCTGCTGGGAATGCTGCTGGTGGTCGGCGTGACGGTGGGCGGCATGCTGTTCTTTTCGAATCTGGTGGTACAGCGGCAGATCAACAGTCTGCCCCCCGATCTCCGTGACCAGTTCCGAGACCATAACGATGCCGGCACCGCTGGTTTGGGAGGAACGGAGGCGTCTGGAACTGGTGCGGAGCAGGCGACCCCAACCACTGGACCGCAACTTCAGCAGCACCAAGCGGCGAGCGTCCCCGACATGGCGGCGTTTCAGTATCCGACCTTGATCGGCCCGGTGATGCCGCTCGGTGTGCTCAAATTCAGCAATCCACATGCTCATCGCGCTGACGGCTTTCTGCGTGACGTGGGCGATAGCTTGCGGGCCGCTTCACTGGTCTCGGCCATCTTCGGGCTGATCGTGGCGGTGCTGCTGGCCCGCCGCATTGCCCGCCCGATCAGCGAGGTGTCGGAGGCAGCGGCGCGGGTGGCTGCCGGAGACCTGAGCGTGCGGGCCAGATTGCTGCCCGGAGACCGCGAGACCACCGAACTGGCCCGCAGCTTCAATGCGATGGCGCACGGGCTGGAACAGCTGGAGCAGGAGCGGCGCGATACGGTGGTGTCGATTGCCCACGAGCTGCGAACCCCCCTGACTGTGATGCAGGCGCGGCTCGACGCGATCGAGGACGGCATCTATCCGCTCGATCAGGAGCAGGTGGGGCAGCTGTCGGCCCAGACGCAGCTGCTGACGCGGCTGGTGGCCGATCTGCGAACGCTCTCGCTGGCTGAAGTGGGACGCTTGACCCTCCAGCTCCGGCAGATTGAACCGTTTCGGCTGGCGCGTTCGGTGGCGCAGGATATCCAGGCGGCGCGGGCGGGCAGCATTCAGGTCGAGGTGGTAGGTCAGGAAACTACACTCAGGGCGGACCCCGACAGGCTGCGGCAGGTGCTGGTGAATCTGACCGAGAACGCCTTCAAGCATGCCCGCAGCCAAGTGCGCCTGACGGTTCACCGGGGAGAACAGAACCTGAGCGTGCATGTCGACGACGATGGCCCCGGTATTCCCGAACCCGAGCGTGAACACGTGTTCGAGCGGTTCGTGCGGCTGGAAACGTCACGCTCGCGCGACAGTGGCGGCACCGGGTTGGGACTGGCGGTGGTACATGCGCTGATGCTGGCGCACGGCGGCGACGTGACACTGGAAGCGTCGCCGTTAGGCGGCACGCGGGCGACCGTGCGCTTCCCGGTGGAAGGTGGATGAGTCGATCAGCAGGCATCGGCGTTTCTGCAGGAAGGCCGTACGACATGATGAAGATGCAACACAACAGGTCCCCTGTCCCCAGCGGGTCTCCAGCACATCCGAATAGGCAAGAAGCAACTGCTCAGCACCTCCGCGAGCATACGGCGCAGTTCGTTGACAGGCTCAAGGTTCAACCACGAGGCCTCGTGGTGAGAGCAGTTGATACCCTTCCACGAAGAACGACTGGGGCGTACAGCGCAGGCAGTGCACCTCACTTTAGGCAGGCTGGTGTTGTCCTGCGTCATTCTCATCCCGGCTGGCAACGGGAAGGTCGACGTGACGCGGTACAGGTGACCTTCTGGTGAGCGGACTCAGGACGGCGCGTCGGCTGTCCTGAGTCCGTATAGTCTTCCCCTGCAGAGTGGATGCCGGCTTCCGGAAACGCCCGCTGCGCGAACCGCTGGTGTCCAGTCTTCGCTTCTTCCGATCAGTAGGTCGTGCAGGTGAAGTTGGCTGCGTCGTTCATCTGCGTCTGGGTCGCGCTTTCCGGGCCGATGTACTTGGGGTAGCTGCCGTACTCACATAGCGGACGGGTGCGGCCGTTGGTGGCGGCGGTGGCGGCGTCGGTGTTCCCGTCGGACGCGATCAGGTTCATTGGAGCGACGCCCTGCTCGACCCATGCCTCCAGCGCGGAGAGCATGTCGACCTTGGCGTTGAAGAGGCCCTCACCGTGGCCCTTGCCAGGAATCAGGTAGAAGCGTGCAAACTGACTCACCGCCGACTGACCATTCGCCGCCACAAGCTTCTGCCAGTACTGAATGGTGTTGTAGGGCGTGATCGAGTCGTCGATGGTGCCGTGTGTCAGCAGCAGCTTGCCGCCATGAGCGGTGAAGGCGCTCAGGTTAGTGCTGACCGCGTCTGTCCACCCGGACACTTGCTGAAGGCGCGTCACCCACTGCGAAGGATCGAAGGCCAGTGGGTCGTAGCTCAGGTTCTGGGTGATGAACCCTTGGACATCACCCTTCCCGGGAAAGTACTGGAAGGCCGTGCCGCCGGGGACGAACGGCACCTTGGTCGGATCCGCGGTGTTGCTCTGGCCGAGGTGATTCGAGCGGAAGGTCGCGCCTTCGAGGATCGGCCACTTCGGATACGTGGTGGTGCCACTGGCAAATGCGAAGCTGAACTGGACGGGTGAGCCGATCTTCTCGACCGCCTCGAGTTGCGCGTCGGAAAAACACGTGTCGCCGGTGTCGGTGCCGTCCGGGCAGCGCAGGGCGGCCCGGACGGCCTGCATCGTCACCTTGGCGTTGCAGGCCGGTACGTTGCTGATGATGCCGTCCGAGACGCCGTCCAGGCCGTCGCACTGCGAGGCCACGTACGTCACCAGCGTGGCGACCTTGGCGGGGTTGCTCCACGCGGGGCTGGCGACGCCCGACGCGTTGCCGTAGATCGCCTTGGCCTGCGCCAGTGCACCCTGCCACATGTTCTGCAGGTTGTAGGCCGGGTAATTGGCGATCACGCCGTCGTAGTCGCCCCCATAGCGCTGCGCAGCATCGAAAGCCTCGTGGCCACCCTGTGATCCGCCGGCGAAGTACGTGTAGCGGGGTTTCTGGCCGTACACCTTCTGCATCAGGAACTTGGCGACATCCACCGTCTTCTTGACTTGGTACTGCGCGAAATTCATCAGCTCTTCCTGATTCAGGGCAAAGCTGGTGTCGAACGGCGGTTTGCCGGTCGCGTCGTGGCCAGAATCGCTGCCCAGCGTGACGTATCCGCGTGCCAGCAGCGTGGCGATGTTGGCGGGTTCTTCGCTGTACTGACCCAGGCCCGTCACCACCGAGCCGTCAGTGCCCCCACCGCCGAACTGCAAGGCGCGCTGGTTCCATGACGCGGGCAGGTTCATCTCGAAACGGATCGGAGACGCCGCCGAATCGAGTGACAGGATGCTTCCAGTCGCCTTGCAGTAGCTGCGGGCCACACCCCTGCGTGTGCCGGAGAAGCGTCAGGCTAGGCCTTGGAGCGGTCGCGTCACCTGCTGATGGGCCAATGCCGCCAGCGAAGACGGCCTATGACCACGCAGACCACTGTCGGCGCATCCCGCGTGCCATCACGGTCTTCGCGGTACCAACGCCGCACAACTCTGAGCGCGAAACGGATTCGCGCCAGGACGCGCCGGTTGACGCTCGAAAACAGATCCTCACGGCCCAAGCGCTCCATCCACGGCGCTGGCCGCCTCCCTGACCACTCTGGCCGCTTGAGGCGACGCCGAGCAGACGCCTGAAAGAACCCAAGCGGCTCGGCACGCCTGAGCGAATGGAGCATGTTGCGCCTGCCGCTCTGGCTCCTGACGCTACGCGATGTCCCCACGCCCTCTGGGCAGACGCAGAGGTGAGCTGGGGCGCAGGCCGAATTCGTGCTCGAATTTCAGATCCAGAGGTGAGGGCACGCCCCAATGAGGCTGAGTGCTGTGCCACGCTCCAGTCCCCTGCGGTAACAGCAGCGCGTATCCACCACGCTGCTGGCTTTCCAGGTGGGTGTAGTCGACCATCACATGCAGGCCGTGCGGGTCGGTGACGGCCGTGATCTGCACTTGAAAGCCCGGGCGTTCGACGTACACGATGGGATAATCCGTCGCCATCAGCGCCTGGGTCAGCCCGAAGGCATTCACGAGAATGGTCTTGATGTGTTCACTGATCGCCATGGCTCGCCTCCTGGATGATGAATGACCGTGACCCCCGTCCACCGGGAGAGATGAACTCAGCTTGCGCTGGAGAGCATGACGCTCTTCTCACACGCCGGGCGGCCGAGGTGGGTACGCGACTGGAGACAGCGCTTCAGGCATGCCGAACGACGCAATAGCGGGAAACGACTCGGGCAGACGCTGGACGAGCGGTGAGCAGAGGCGAACGTCGTCCCTGTTCCGTCTGCCGCAGCTGAGGGTTGGTGTGCGGCCAGCCTCGTGAGGGCTGTCCAATTCAGCCCACTCGTGCGACACGGCGCGGCTTGATCGGTTCCTCCCACTCACTCGGTCTACAGTGTCAGGGAAGTGGACTCAAAAGGAGCGACGTTCAACTGGAGCGTCGCAACCTGGCCGGCACTCGATGAACTGCGGAAGGAACCGTTGAGGAAACCAACGACGACCGTGCGGAGCGTCCGCTCCTACAAGCGATCCCAGCCATTCGCTCGAGCGAGCCGGAGCGCATAGAAGCCCGAGTTCTTCATCCCTGCACGTTCCAACAGACAGGTCACTCACTGTTCGCTCAGGCGTTGCTGGAGCGCGCTTCACAGGCCATGCTCCCTCAGTACGCGAACACGTTGTAGGTGCCGCCGATGACCAAATGAATCACCTGATCCGGCATGGTCGAGTGATAGCTGCTGCTATATACGGGGTTCCCCGTACTGGTGGAGGCGCCATGCTGGTACGCGGTGATGGTCGACAGCCCAGCAGCACCCAACGTGATGATGGTATTTGAGTACGCCAGTGCGCCAGACGCCACCAGGGTGCCGTTGACGTACAGATCCAGGCCCTGATCAACGCTTGCCTGCGTGCTGATCGGCGTGATGGACGGGGTGGTCTGCTGGGCAAACGCAGGCACACTCAACAGGCTGGCAGTCAGGAACAGCGCGGTTACACATTTGGATACCTTCATGGTTGATCTCCTTGGCAGCGGGCTGTTGTTCTCCCTGCTGATGGGTTCAGTTTCAGCTGGGAGGACGCATTCCCAGCGCAGGACGTGCGCAGAGTCTATGAAGAAGCGGTTCGTATTTCGTGTTGGTGCCGTTCTCCCTACGCCGGCAGCCAGCGGTGCCGTGCTGGTGCGGTTGTAGCGTGGCTCGGCGAACCCTGATCGGATGCTGCAGGACCAGGGGGTACCTCGCTTCACGGTCAGGCCGAGTGTGGGGCTGCGTGGGTGTGCAATCACGGCGGTCAAGTGATCGCGGCCCTGGGGATCAGCGTGCCGACTGCCACTGGTGGAGCACTTCTTGGACAGCTCTGTCGCTGAGCAGAACGTGATGGGACAGCCTGACAGCGTCCTGGATGATCGTGACTGGACACCAGTGGCGGTAGGATTTCGGGTCGGCCACGACCAGTTGAGGCAACACGACCAACTGGTGTCCTGACGTCGAATTCGCCACCAGGAGCTCACCTGGTCTGCACTTCTTTCCAGGGTATTCCCCGAAACGCAGCTAATATGCGGGCATGAGCGCCCTGATTCTGGTGGTGGAGGATGAGCCGCAGATCGCGGCGGTGCTGGAAGCGTACCTGCGTCAGGAGGGCTACCGGGTCGAGAAGGCCGCCGACGGCAGGGCCGCGCTGAGTCTGTACCGCAGCGCCAAGCCCGACCTGTTGCTGCTCGATCTGATGCTCCCCGGCCTGAGTGGTATGGACGTGCTCCGAGCGGTGCGCGCCGACGGGCAGACCCCGGTGATCCTGGTGACCGCCCGCGCCGAGGAGACCGATCAGGTGCTGGGGCTGGAATTCGGGGCCGACGATTACGTGGTCAAGCCCTTCAGGCCGCGCGAGGTGATGGCCCGCGTCAAGGCGGTTCTGCGCCGCACGTCGGCCCGCAGCGAGGGCGAGCAGCCGCAGGTGTACCGTGTGGGCGATCTGGAAATCGATACTGGGGCGGTGCTGGTACGCCTGCTGGGTCAGACCCTGCCGATGACGCCAGCGGAATTCCGGCTGCTGGCGTGCATGGCGGGTGCGCTGGGCCGGGCCTTCACGCGGGCCGAGTTGCTGGCCGCTGCCCTGCCCGACTCCGAAGCGTTGGAACGCGTGGTCGATGCTCACCTAGCGTCGGCGCGGCGCAAGCTGGAGGCGGGCGGCGGCACCGGCCTGCTCCAGACGGTGCGCGGCGTGGGCTACCGACTGGCCGAAAGCGGCTGAGCGCTTCGGGATGTTCTGGATGTTGGCCAGCGTGGAGGGTGTGGTGAGCCAGCTCCTACCCCGTTGAACGCTGCACACGACCTCGCTGCACACCCTGGGTTCTTGAGCGCTGAGCAGCAGGCCGTGCCAGCGGGTGCGTTCTCGATGATGCGCTGCCGGATTGAACCGCCGCCGAAGGTCGTCAACGTTCAGATCTGCGTAGATCATAAGGGTTCAGCTCAATTCCGTCTCACCTGACCAACCTCGTCCCTCGTCGGTCGTGTCCTTTGGATAGGTGGATGCTGAGAAAGCAGGCCCGTCCTTTTCAATCGGACGGGCCTGCAGTTCTGCTCGGTTCATACGCGATGAAGCTCACTGCGATCTATGAGGAAGGCTTGTCACTCGGTGTCCCCCTCACCCTCTCTGCCCCAGTCCCTCTCCCACAGGTGAAGAGGGAAACCCTTCAGATGTCCTCAAATCAGGTGAGTCTCATATCAGTCTCCCGGCTGCCACTCCCCGCCCGCCGGATAGCTCACGGCCTCCCGGCTGCGCTGCGCCTCGACCTTCACGGCACGTTTGCGCTCGAACAGGTAGAAGGCGGCGGGCACCACGAAGAAGGTCATCAGGGCCGAAACCGAGATGCCGCCCATGATGATGACCGACAGGCTGCGCCCGTATTCCGAGCCGCTGCCGTGACTGAGCAGCAGCGGCAGGCTGATCACCAGCACCGTCAGGGTGGTCATGACGATGGGTCGGAAGCGCAGGCGGCTGGCCTCGATCAGCGCGTCTCGGAAGGGCATCTCGCGCATCTTCTCGACCACGAATTCCAGATAGATGATGGCGTTCTTGGCGCTCAGTCCGATCAGCAGTAGGAAGCCCAGCACGCCGAAGATATCGAGGCTGCCCCCCGCGATGGACGTGAACAGCAGTGCTCCGGCGATGGCGAACGGCACCGGCAGCAGCAGATACAGCGGGTAGCGGAAGCTGTTGAACTGCGCGCCCATCACCAGATACACCAGCAGCAGCGACAGCCCGAACGCCTGAACGCCCAGCGTGCCGAGCTGGTTGCCCAGTGCAAACGCCCCGTTACTGTCGGCCTCGCCCACCGTTACCAGGTTGTCGATCACGCCCGCTTGCGTCAGCTCGCGGACGAGCTGTGCCTGAAGTGCCTGACTCGTTAGCGTTGTCTCGGTGGTGGGCTGGTAGTCGAGGGACAACACGTAGATGCGGTTGTTACGGTCGATGCTGCTGGGCGAGCTGCCCTGCACCACGCTGCCGAGTTGCCCGGCGCTCAGGTTGGTCTGGAGGGTGCTGGAATAGATCGGCAGGCTGAGCAGCGCCGATTCGTCGGTCAGGTACTTCGGATCGACGCTGACCTGAATCGGGTACGTCACGCCGCCCAGATTGATATTTCCGGCACTCGACCCCGACGCATACGCTTGTAAGGTGCTAGCGACGCTGCTGGCGGTCAGGCCTGTTCCGGCCATCAGGTTCTGGTTCGGCACGAAGCGGTTTTCCAGCGTGCTGTTACTCAGGCCGCTGCTCACGCTCAGGACTTCCTTGTCCGCTTCCAGCACTGCGACCGCCTTCGTCGCGCGAGCCTTGAGCAGATCGAAGTTGCTGGCCACCAGATTGATGGTCTGCTGGCTGCCCTGCCCGCGGAAGCCGCCGCCGGAAAAGACGTTGGCCCGCACGCTGGGATAGTCGGGATACAGATTCCGGAGTCCCTGCTGCCAGACTGGCGTGAGCGTCGTCAGGCTCTGGCGCTGCTCGATGGGCTTCAGGGTGATGTTCAGGCTGCTGCCGCTACTGTTCACCGACGCCTGCACCGTCTGCACCGAGGATTGGCGCAGGAAGAACGTTTCCAGGCGCGCCACGAGTTCGTTGTTGGTGCTGAGCGGCAGACCGTCGGGCAGACGAAGGCGGGCCTGCACCGTGCCGGAGTCGGTGCTGGGCGTGAAGGTGAAGCTGATGCGCGGAATGACCAGCACCAGTGTGAGCACCAGGAAGGCCACCGCCGCCAGCAGCACCGCCGGACTGAAGCGCAACACTGCGTCGAGGCCGCGGGCGTAGGCGTCACGCACCACATTCAGGCCCGCCGCCGTGATGCCGCTCAGGGTGCCGGTCAGCGCTTCCAAGAAGCTGAGCACGACGCCCCACAGAGCGGAAAGCACGCCCAGGAGCACAGGGAGAAGGAGGACGCTGAAGGCCACCCACAACGCATTGTGAGTGGCCAGCCACAGGCATGCCGCCAGTAGCAGTTCCAGTGCCCAGAACCACCACGAACGCACGGTCATCAGGCCGCCCAACACGCGCCCCGGTACTCTGGTGAAGCTGCCCGCGAAGTCGCGCCACGTCTGCGGAGCGGCGTCGGGCGTGTACGCCATCCGCACCGTCAGAAAGAGCAGGGCTTCCAGCCACGACATCGCCACTGCCGCTGCCAGTCCCAGCGCGAACTGTTTGATGTACTCGCCCACAATGCCGCCCATGAAGCTGACCGGAATCAGCACGGCAAGCAGCGACAGACTGGCCGCCGCCACCGCGCTGAACACCTCGGACGCCCCACGCAGCACCGACTGCACCCGGTCGTAGCCCAGCGCGCGGTAGCGCTCGACGTTCTCGGCCACCACGATGCTGTCATCGACCACGATGCCGATGGCCACGATCAAAGCCAGCAGCGACACCTGATTGAAGGTGAAGCCCGACAGCCGGTACAGAATC
Proteins encoded in this window:
- a CDS encoding efflux RND transporter permease subunit, with product MTAPIPDPAPRDPELANRERQKGFFARINPVVNFSVTKYVLSISIFIGVVVFGFISMRSLGVDLLPTITIPVVNISTDYSGASPTSVDTQVTQVIESAVAQVTGVSSMSSSSDAGSSRVTLQFADGTDQNAAVNQVASLVASAARRLPTGAGTPSVRTFNPNASAILEFGVSGGTASLSDVYDYAQNVLTPALQRVDGVANVTLSGGQSRQVQVLLEPNKLSYYGISPTSVSSAISSSSVNSSIGSITQASNTLTYTTNSTLTTLAGIGNVLVDSARGIHVSDLGTVQSSSTSSSYTRVNGLPVVLISVQQTSGSNAVAVVDGVKTLMNGTKLPTAYTLTYSNDTTGPIRSAIAATIRELWVTALVVALVTLLFLGRLNTAFTVIAAIPISLAAAPILYRLSGFTFNQVSLLALIVAIGIVVDDSIVVAENVERYRALGYDRVQSVLRGASEVFSAVAAASLSLLAVLIPVSFMGGIVGEYIKQFALGLAAAVAMSWLEALLFLTVRMAYTPDAAPQTWRDFAGSFTRVPGRVLGGLMTVRSWWFWALELLLAACLWLATHNALWVAFSVLLLPVLLGVLSALWGVVLSFLEALTGTLSGITAAGLNVVRDAYARGLDAVLRFSPAVLLAAVAFLVLTLVLVIPRISFTFTPSTDSGTVQARLRLPDGLPLSTNNELVARLETFFLRQSSVQTVQASVNSSGSSLNITLKPIEQRQSLTTLTPVWQQGLRNLYPDYPSVRANVFSGGGFRGQGSQQTINLVASNFDLLKARATKAVAVLEADKEVLSVSSGLSNSTLENRFVPNQNLMAGTGLTASSVASTLQAYASGSSAGNINLGGVTYPIQVSVDPKYLTDESALLSLPIYSSTLQTNLSAGQLGSVVQGSSPSSIDRNNRIYVLSLDYQPTTETTLTSQALQAQLVRELTQAGVIDNLVTVGEADSNGAFALGNQLGTLGVQAFGLSLLLVYLVMGAQFNSFRYPLYLLLPVPFAIAGALLFTSIAGGSLDIFGVLGFLLLIGLSAKNAIIYLEFVVEKMREMPFRDALIEASRLRFRPIVMTTLTVLVISLPLLLSHGSGSEYGRSLSVIIMGGISVSALMTFFVVPAAFYLFERKRAVKVEAQRSREAVSYPAGGEWQPGD